The genomic window GACGTCGCATTATTCAAGGAATTGGGATTGAAAGCTTATCGTTTTTCTATTGCTTGGACAAGAATTATTCCCGATGGCGACGGAGAGATCAATCCTGCTGGAATCAAATTTTACAGTGACCTAATCGACGAATGTATCAAGCATGATATCGAACCTGTGGTAACAGTGTACCATTTTGATTTGCCAGCTATTCTTGATGAAAAAGGTGGCTGGGGGAACCGCGCAACAATTGATGCTTTCGTCCGCTACTGCAACATTCTGTTTGAGCACTTTGGTGATCGAGTAACCTATTGGCAAACGATCAACGAACAAAATATGATGGTTCTTGCCGGAGCAGCTGTTGGAACGGGCGATCGTCCATACAAACAGCTTTTCCAAGAAAATCACCATATGCTGGTTGCTCAAGCAAAGGTTATGAAAGACTATCACGAAAAAGGATATAACGGAAAAATTGGCCCGGCACCAAACATCGCTGTTGCTTATCCCGAAACAGATAAACCGGAAGATGTTCGTGCAGCTCAAAATTTTAATGCATTGAGAAACTGGCTGTTTCTTGATGCAGCGGTTTACGGTGTGTACAACCATCAAGTACTGGCTATGCTGCGTTCAATTGATGCTGAGCCTGAAATGACAGAGGAAGATTTGGCAATCATGAAAGCCGGAACTTGTGATTTTATCGCCTTTAACTATTACAATTCCGGAACAGTTAAAGCAAGCGCTGTAACCATTGAAAATGCTGGAAAAACAGACCAGCAAAGTGGATTTAATCTCGCTGGCTATTTCCAAAGCGTGAAAAACGAGCATCTTGGTACGACAGAATTTGGTTGGGAGATCGATCCCGAGGGCTTCCGCACAACAGCCAATGAAATCTATTCTCGCTATCATCTACCAATGATCGTAACTGAGAACGGATTAGGCGGACGTGATGAGTTGACAGAAGACGGCAAAATCCACGATACTTACCGTATCGAGTATTTGCGAGACCATATTCGTACAATGAATGAAGCGATCGGAGATGGCGCAGAAATTATCGGTTACTGCCCATGGAGTGCAATGGATCTGATCAGTACCCACGAAGGCATTAGAAAACGTTACGGTTTTATCTATATCAATCGTTCTGACTTTGATATGAAAGACATGAAACGTTATAAAAAGGACAGCTTCAGCTGGTACCAAAAAGTGATCGAAAGCAACGGAGCAGATTTAACTTAAGAATATAGTTGACGAAAAACGCCCCACAGAGAAATGACTTAAGTCTCTGTGGGGCGTTAACTATCTCTATTTATCAGTAGCAGTTCATTTATAGCAGTTCATTTTTTGCTGCCATCTCTTTATACCAATACGCACTTTGCTTTGGATAGCGCTCTTGTGTCTCGAAGTCTACATAAAATAGGCCATAACGCTTATTGTATCCATTCGTCCATGAAAATACATCCATCAATGACCAGATAAAGTAGCCCTGTACAATTACACCACGGTCGACCGCCTTCAATATAGCGGCTAAATGCTGACGAACATAATCGATCCTCGCCGTATCCTGAACTGTTTCTTCTACCAGAATGTCCTTATCTCCCATGCCATTTTCAGTCACATAGATTTTTTTATAATTAGGGTAGGTTTCTTTAACAAACACTAGCATATCTTCTAATCCTTGTGGAAAAATTGGCCAATCCCAATCAGTTGTTGGAACAGCTGGATTATTGACTCGTTCGCCGATACCCTTCAGTGCAAAAATGCTGCTGCCCTTTTCACCAGTACCATTATGATGGATCGCACTTTCTCCTTCGTAAGCCTTTAAGAAATGACTGGCATAATAGTTGATTCCCAGAAAATCGATATGCTCTGCCGCATAGCTCAGATAGTCGAAATCTGTCGGATTTACATTTAAATCCCCGTGATTTTTCTTCAAAATATCTTCAATGATCGCCATGACCTCATCAGAATAGTTCCCTCTGAAGGTTGCATCCAGCATAAAACGATTCGCCAACGTATGCTCTCTGACTGCCGCTTCCTGATCCGCTACGGCTTCACTGATTGGGTATTTTGATTCTAAAATATGAACGATCCCGATTTCTCCTGAATAATTCTGTTCTTTGTAATACTTTACGACTCGAGCATGTGCGACCATCATATTATGCATAGACTGCACCGCTTTTGGAATATCATAGTGAATATTTGGTGGAAAATGACCGATGATATACTGTCCTGCAACGACAGACCACGGTTCATTGATCGTGATCCAATAGTTGACCTTCTCCCCGTACTCCTTAAAACAAAATTCAGAAAAAGCGACATATGCATCAATCATTTCCGAAGACAACCAATCTCCCTTTTTATATAGCGGATACGGTGTATCAAAATGATGCAGTGTCACAAAAGGTTCCACCCCTTGCAACAAACAGGCATCGATCAGTTCATGATAATAGTCCACACCTGCTTGATTGACAACGCCGGTTCCCTCTGGAAAAATTCTGGTCCAAGCAATCGAAATCCGAATGCCATTTATACCAAACGCATGGGCCTGCTCAATATCCTCTTTGTATTTATGGTAAAAATCACTTGCTGTATTTGGATCGAAAACACCTTGTTCTTTTAGGTAGTCATCCCAATAGGTTTTCCCTTTCCCATCGGTCTGCGTTGCGCCTTCAGCTTGGTATGCCGCAGTTGCTGCACCAAAGATAAAATTTTTCGGAAATTTCTGCATGATAGACTCCTTCTTATTTATTCTGCTAGCCATCCGCTCTATATAAGATTTTCAAACACAAAATTCACTGCCTCTTCAGGTGTTCGAGCAAGAGCAACATACTCTGCTCCGGAAGTTGAAGCAGCCCTTGTCTTAAGACCCTTCACATCCTCTTGCAGTTCCCCTAACATGGATGCCATTTGAGGGGCTAAAATAATCAAATCAAATTCTCCAAGCAAGTCTTTATGCTGCCCATATGCCATAGCAGTAGAATCCAATGGGATATTCTTTTCTTTCGCACCCTTCTTGATTGCATTTGCCAACATTGCACTAGTTGCACCATTTGCACATAATACTAAGATTTTCTTTTCTGTCTTCGTTTCAGCCATTGCTTCCACGGCTGCGGCAGTCACAGCTTGTTCTTCCACTGCTTCCAATTTTTCTTCAACTAGTTCATTTTCCTGAGT from Enterococcus sp. 9E7_DIV0242 includes these protein-coding regions:
- a CDS encoding glycoside hydrolase family 1 protein, with the protein product MTNYFPKNFLWGAATSAYQVEGAWDEDGKGKSVQDVKILPDNTSDFKVAADHYHHMKEDVALFKELGLKAYRFSIAWTRIIPDGDGEINPAGIKFYSDLIDECIKHDIEPVVTVYHFDLPAILDEKGGWGNRATIDAFVRYCNILFEHFGDRVTYWQTINEQNMMVLAGAAVGTGDRPYKQLFQENHHMLVAQAKVMKDYHEKGYNGKIGPAPNIAVAYPETDKPEDVRAAQNFNALRNWLFLDAAVYGVYNHQVLAMLRSIDAEPEMTEEDLAIMKAGTCDFIAFNYYNSGTVKASAVTIENAGKTDQQSGFNLAGYFQSVKNEHLGTTEFGWEIDPEGFRTTANEIYSRYHLPMIVTENGLGGRDELTEDGKIHDTYRIEYLRDHIRTMNEAIGDGAEIIGYCPWSAMDLISTHEGIRKRYGFIYINRSDFDMKDMKRYKKDSFSWYQKVIESNGADLT
- the lacG gene encoding 6-phospho-beta-galactosidase; the encoded protein is MQKFPKNFIFGAATAAYQAEGATQTDGKGKTYWDDYLKEQGVFDPNTASDFYHKYKEDIEQAHAFGINGIRISIAWTRIFPEGTGVVNQAGVDYYHELIDACLLQGVEPFVTLHHFDTPYPLYKKGDWLSSEMIDAYVAFSEFCFKEYGEKVNYWITINEPWSVVAGQYIIGHFPPNIHYDIPKAVQSMHNMMVAHARVVKYYKEQNYSGEIGIVHILESKYPISEAVADQEAAVREHTLANRFMLDATFRGNYSDEVMAIIEDILKKNHGDLNVNPTDFDYLSYAAEHIDFLGINYYASHFLKAYEGESAIHHNGTGEKGSSIFALKGIGERVNNPAVPTTDWDWPIFPQGLEDMLVFVKETYPNYKKIYVTENGMGDKDILVEETVQDTARIDYVRQHLAAILKAVDRGVIVQGYFIWSLMDVFSWTNGYNKRYGLFYVDFETQERYPKQSAYWYKEMAAKNELL